A stretch of the Archangium violaceum genome encodes the following:
- a CDS encoding transposase codes for MRRKLLTKRGKAAYARRKVTAEPVIGQVKNGTLPRFSLRGLPKVRGEFSLACAVHNLKKLWRQGWELLAQGLEREGMLGDECEGPLEGLPRAREEPPALLRTHGGLGGEVEGRPQRPS; via the coding sequence ATGAGGCGCAAGCTGCTGACGAAGCGAGGCAAGGCGGCCTACGCCAGACGCAAGGTGACGGCCGAGCCCGTCATCGGCCAGGTGAAGAACGGGACGCTGCCGCGCTTCTCGCTGCGGGGCCTGCCCAAGGTACGCGGAGAATTCTCTCTGGCGTGCGCAGTGCACAATCTCAAGAAGCTGTGGCGTCAGGGATGGGAGTTGCTTGCGCAGGGCCTCGAGCGCGAGGGGATGCTCGGGGACGAGTGCGAGGGCCCGCTGGAAGGCCTCCCGCGCGCGCGAGAGGAGCCGCCCGCGCTCCTCCGGACTCACGGCGGATTGGGTGGAGAGGTGGAGGGCCGTCCTCAGCGCCCCTCGTAG
- a CDS encoding transposase, translating to MEREKRREKIQKAKEEMEKEAREKAEAKGQDKPEEAKPSEKAQRNFTDSDSRIMPRGGTFQQSYNAQVAVDADTQLIVAQEMGQIANDARQLEPMVAQAQANTGLVPVQLSADSGYLCQEDIEKVEAKGVERFIATGRSKHGEEAAAAPRGRPP from the coding sequence GTGGAGAGGGAGAAGCGCCGGGAGAAGATTCAAAAGGCCAAGGAGGAAATGGAGAAGGAGGCCAGGGAGAAGGCCGAGGCCAAGGGCCAGGACAAGCCCGAGGAGGCGAAGCCCTCCGAGAAGGCACAGCGTAACTTCACGGACAGCGACTCGCGGATAATGCCGCGGGGAGGCACCTTCCAGCAGTCCTACAACGCGCAGGTTGCGGTGGACGCGGACACGCAGCTGATAGTGGCGCAGGAGATGGGGCAGATCGCCAACGATGCACGTCAGCTCGAGCCGATGGTGGCGCAGGCGCAGGCCAACACGGGGCTGGTGCCCGTGCAGCTGAGCGCGGACTCGGGCTACCTGTGCCAGGAGGACATCGAGAAGGTGGAGGCCAAGGGCGTGGAGCGCTTTATCGCCACGGGTCGCTCGAAGCACGGGGAGGAGGCGGCAGCGGCACCGCGCGGGCGCCCGCCCTAG
- a CDS encoding DUF4157 domain-containing protein: MKAKIPRPAPVSPQQSSAAHRATLEERPSSELPLSEPPSLQSQQETAERFGHHLERIPVSSQSRIQNPLQKRALAPQPVQRLAEMAPPNRTGLPDSLKAGIEAMSGVSLDRVKVHYNSSKPAQLNAYAYAQDQDIHVAPGQEQHLPHEAWHIIQQAQGRVRATMQMQDGLAVNDEHGLEREAEVMGARAAQLQAKSAAHGSGCGCGCCAGGQQAVQSKAVQSKAVRGAPVQLCVHCGDNSCIKGEKCGYDRSMGGLFTTDAPAVLPYYSSNAKKQSGKAFGTELEHPIPGQALRLMGQGGGYRQEYVVPTDTAVHRGAVSGAGGGISSTGSSSTSRGWAQHLANLPTNFDVVRSSLTEQINAHLTQEAFSESVAQQLSDWLVAQQQQAGRITAVEREQLQTLLMNRYLDNKK, encoded by the coding sequence ATGAAAGCCAAGATCCCCCGTCCCGCTCCGGTGAGCCCACAGCAGTCCTCCGCCGCGCATCGGGCCACCCTGGAGGAGAGGCCCTCCTCGGAGCTCCCCCTGTCGGAGCCACCCAGCCTCCAGTCTCAGCAGGAGACGGCCGAGCGTTTCGGACACCACCTGGAGCGCATTCCCGTCAGTAGCCAGAGCCGCATCCAAAACCCTCTGCAGAAACGAGCACTCGCGCCCCAGCCGGTGCAGCGCCTCGCCGAGATGGCGCCTCCGAACCGCACCGGGCTGCCCGATTCGCTCAAGGCGGGCATCGAGGCGATGTCGGGCGTGTCGCTCGACAGGGTCAAGGTCCATTACAATTCGTCCAAGCCCGCGCAGCTCAACGCCTATGCCTATGCGCAGGACCAGGACATCCACGTCGCGCCGGGCCAGGAGCAGCACCTGCCGCACGAGGCGTGGCACATCATCCAGCAGGCGCAGGGGCGCGTGCGCGCGACGATGCAGATGCAGGACGGCCTTGCAGTCAACGACGAGCACGGCCTCGAGCGCGAGGCCGAGGTGATGGGCGCCCGGGCGGCGCAATTGCAGGCGAAGTCCGCGGCGCACGGCTCGGGATGCGGTTGCGGCTGCTGCGCTGGCGGACAGCAGGCGGTCCAGAGCAAGGCGGTCCAGAGCAAGGCGGTCCGCGGCGCGCCGGTGCAGCTCTGCGTGCATTGCGGCGACAACAGCTGCATCAAGGGCGAGAAATGCGGCTATGACCGGTCGATGGGCGGCCTGTTCACCACCGACGCGCCCGCGGTGCTCCCCTACTACAGCTCCAACGCCAAGAAGCAGAGCGGCAAGGCGTTCGGCACCGAGCTCGAGCATCCGATCCCTGGCCAGGCGCTGCGGCTGATGGGTCAGGGTGGCGGCTATCGCCAGGAATATGTCGTGCCAACCGACACCGCCGTCCACCGCGGGGCAGTGAGCGGCGCGGGCGGCGGCATCAGTTCGACGGGCAGCAGTTCGACGTCCAGGGGCTGGGCCCAGCATCTTGCCAACCTGCCGACCAACTTCGATGTCGTGCGCTCGTCGCTGACCGAGCAGATCAACGCCCATCTGACGCAGGAGGCGTTCAGCGAGTCGGTGGCGCAACAGCTCTCGGACTGGCTCGTGGCGCAGCAACAGCAGGCGGGACGCATCACGGCCGTTGAGCGCGAGCAACTGCAAACACTGTTGATGAACCGCTACCTCGACAACAAGAAGTAA